From one Streptomyces mobaraensis genomic stretch:
- a CDS encoding LamB/YcsF family protein, producing the protein MTHPALPLDLNADLGEGFGRWHLTDDDALLSVVTSANVACGFHAGDPSTMRRVCEQAVARGVRIGAQVSYRDLAGFGRRAMDVPPDELADEITYQVGALRVFARAAGGDVAYVKPHGALYNRAVTDADQAAAVVAGVLRAGGRLPVLGLPGSRLLAAAEEAGLPAVTEAFADRAYTAAGTLVPRREQGAVVTDEEAVVARSVRLARDAAVTALTGEEVAVRARSLCLHGDTPGAAALARRVRAALEAAGVRLEAFA; encoded by the coding sequence ATGACGCACCCGGCCCTTCCTCTCGACCTCAACGCCGACCTCGGCGAGGGCTTCGGCCGCTGGCACCTGACCGACGACGACGCCCTGCTCTCCGTCGTCACCAGCGCCAACGTCGCCTGCGGCTTCCACGCCGGCGACCCCTCCACCATGCGGCGCGTCTGCGAACAGGCCGTCGCCCGCGGCGTCCGGATCGGGGCCCAGGTCTCGTACCGGGACCTGGCCGGCTTCGGCCGCCGCGCCATGGACGTACCGCCGGACGAGCTCGCCGACGAGATCACCTATCAGGTCGGCGCGCTGCGGGTGTTCGCCCGCGCGGCCGGCGGCGACGTCGCCTATGTGAAACCGCACGGCGCCCTCTACAACCGCGCGGTCACCGACGCGGACCAGGCGGCCGCCGTGGTGGCGGGCGTCCTGCGGGCCGGCGGGCGGCTGCCCGTCCTCGGTCTGCCCGGGTCCCGGCTGCTCGCGGCGGCGGAGGAGGCCGGACTCCCCGCCGTCACCGAGGCGTTCGCCGACCGCGCGTACACCGCCGCCGGCACGCTCGTCCCGCGCCGGGAGCAGGGCGCGGTCGTCACCGACGAGGAGGCCGTCGTCGCCCGGTCCGTCCGGCTGGCCCGGGACGCCGCCGTCACCGCGCTCACCGGCGAGGAGGTCGCCGTCCGGGCCCGCTCGCTCTGCCTGCACGGCGACACGCCCGGCGCGGCGGCGCTGGCCCGCAGAGTGCGGGCGGCGCTGGAGGCCGCGGGCGTCCGGCTGGAGGCGTTCGCGTGA
- a CDS encoding GntR family transcriptional regulator: protein MARSTAQRVSTVLRDRIEGGVLPPGTQLSEEALGQDLGVSRNTLREAFRLLVHDNLVEHQLNRGVFVRSPGPADVADIYRLRAALELAGVRAAGEAPRALREAVTAAVAEAEWAADDGDWPAVASADLRFHRALAGLSGSPRIDTTMDRLLAELRLAFHAMPSPRGFHQPFLIRNRTIERFLAQGRPDRAEAELTAYLDDARQLIVDTMLENRA, encoded by the coding sequence ATGGCCCGTTCCACCGCGCAGCGCGTCTCCACCGTGCTCCGCGACCGCATCGAGGGCGGCGTCCTGCCGCCCGGCACCCAGCTCTCGGAAGAGGCCCTCGGCCAGGACCTGGGCGTCTCGCGCAACACCCTGCGCGAGGCGTTCCGCCTCCTCGTCCACGACAACCTCGTCGAACACCAGCTGAACCGGGGGGTGTTCGTCCGCTCCCCCGGCCCGGCGGACGTGGCCGACATCTACCGGCTGCGCGCCGCCCTGGAACTCGCCGGAGTACGCGCCGCCGGCGAGGCCCCGCGCGCGCTGCGCGAGGCCGTCACGGCCGCCGTGGCGGAGGCCGAGTGGGCGGCCGACGACGGCGACTGGCCCGCGGTCGCCTCCGCCGACCTGCGCTTCCACCGCGCCCTGGCCGGACTCAGCGGCAGCCCGCGGATCGACACCACGATGGACCGGCTGCTCGCCGAACTCCGGCTCGCCTTCCACGCGATGCCGTCGCCGCGGGGCTTCCACCAGCCGTTCCTGATCCGCAACCGCACCATCGAGCGGTTCCTGGCCCAGGGACGGCCGGACCGCGCCGAAGCCGAACTGACCGCCTATCTGGACGACGCCCGGCAGCTCATCGTCGACACGATGCTGGAGAACCGCGCATGA
- a CDS encoding DUF969 domain-containing protein, translating to MLVLLGVLVVVAGFATRRNPLLVVGVAGIVTGLLGHLSPREVLAAFGTGFASSRGVTIFAVTLPVIGLLERHGLQIQARRLIARFAGLTTGRFLALYLLLRQLTAAIGLAGAFGHAQTVLPLAAPMAEGAAERRQGGPLPAKVRERIRSFAASADNVGFFFGEDVFLAVGSILLITGFVNTTYHTRLEPLDLALWAIPTAVCALAVHGWRLLRLDRTLLVAPAPAPAVADAPPPDRSGARPGTRPGATREAGR from the coding sequence ATGCTCGTACTCCTGGGCGTCCTCGTGGTCGTGGCCGGATTCGCCACCCGGCGCAACCCTCTGCTGGTGGTCGGCGTCGCCGGCATCGTCACCGGCCTGCTCGGCCACCTCTCGCCGCGCGAGGTGCTGGCGGCCTTCGGCACCGGCTTCGCCTCCAGCCGGGGCGTCACGATCTTCGCGGTGACCCTGCCGGTCATCGGACTCCTGGAACGCCACGGCCTGCAGATCCAGGCCCGCCGGCTGATCGCCCGCTTCGCCGGGCTCACCACCGGCCGCTTCCTCGCGCTCTACCTGCTGCTCCGCCAGCTCACCGCCGCGATCGGCCTGGCCGGCGCCTTCGGGCACGCGCAGACCGTGCTCCCGCTGGCCGCGCCGATGGCCGAAGGGGCCGCCGAGCGCCGGCAGGGCGGGCCGCTGCCCGCGAAAGTCCGGGAGCGGATACGGTCCTTCGCCGCGAGCGCCGACAACGTCGGCTTCTTCTTCGGCGAGGACGTCTTCCTGGCCGTCGGGTCGATCCTGCTCATCACCGGCTTCGTCAACACGACGTACCACACCCGGCTGGAGCCGCTGGACCTCGCGCTCTGGGCGATCCCGACGGCCGTCTGCGCCCTGGCCGTGCACGGCTGGCGGCTGCTGCGGCTGGACCGGACGCTGCTCGTGGCCCCGGCCCCGGCCCCGGCCGTCGCCGACGCGCCGCCGCCGGACCGCTCCGGGGCCCGCCCCGGGACCCGTCCCGGCGCCACCCGGGAGGCCGGACGATGA
- a CDS encoding 5-oxoprolinase subunit B family protein, which yields MSTLRDDAPRPLRVGRHALLVEVADTAAAQALHAELLRRRAAGTLPPVTEIVPAARTVLLDGLDDPGALAADLARWTVPPLPPAEGEPVVIPVRYDGEDLAEVAALWNVPESEVPRVHSALDFRVAFCGFAPGFGYLTGLPPELHVPRRATPRTAVPAGSVALAGPYTGVYPRSSPGGWLLVGRTDAVMWDAAREPAALLAPGTRVRFEVLR from the coding sequence GTGAGCACGCTCCGGGATGACGCGCCGCGTCCCCTGCGCGTCGGGCGGCACGCGCTGCTCGTCGAGGTCGCCGACACCGCCGCCGCTCAGGCCCTGCACGCCGAACTCCTGCGCCGCCGCGCGGCCGGGACCCTGCCGCCGGTCACCGAGATCGTCCCCGCCGCGCGCACGGTCCTGCTCGACGGCCTGGACGACCCGGGTGCCCTCGCCGCCGACCTCGCCCGCTGGACCGTGCCGCCGCTGCCGCCCGCCGAGGGCGAGCCCGTCGTGATCCCGGTGCGGTACGACGGCGAGGACCTCGCCGAAGTGGCCGCCCTCTGGAACGTCCCGGAGTCGGAGGTGCCACGCGTCCACTCCGCCCTCGACTTCCGCGTCGCCTTCTGCGGCTTCGCCCCCGGATTCGGCTATCTGACCGGCCTGCCACCGGAGTTGCACGTGCCACGCCGGGCCACCCCGCGCACCGCCGTCCCCGCCGGCTCGGTCGCGCTGGCCGGCCCGTACACCGGCGTCTACCCGCGCTCCTCCCCCGGCGGCTGGCTGCTCGTCGGCCGGACGGACGCGGTGATGTGGGACGCGGCCCGCGAACCGGCCGCGCTGCTCGCCCCCGGCACCCGGGTCCGCTTCGAGGTGCTCCGATGA